Proteins found in one Mycoplasma sp. 1578d genomic segment:
- a CDS encoding type III restriction endonuclease subunit M, with protein sequence MNNLQDVVKNYHQRIDEIVKSNLNDDQKDLIKQILIDVANNENADEAIIQQVYQLLIQRVKIGFTFDAAPTTKVDTISYLKKNKELSFKGSENSTQNTLIIGENFDALKNLLFIEAERERERERVITVMM encoded by the coding sequence ATGAATAATTTACAAGATGTGGTAAAAAATTACCATCAAAGAATTGATGAGATTGTTAAAAGCAATTTAAACGATGATCAAAAAGATCTCATCAAACAAATTCTAATAGATGTTGCAAATAATGAAAATGCTGACGAAGCTATAATTCAACAAGTATATCAATTATTGATTCAAAGAGTAAAAATTGGTTTTACTTTTGATGCTGCTCCGACAACTAAAGTAGATACAATTTCTTACCTTAAGAAAAACAAAGAACTTTCTTTTAAAGGTAGCGAAAATTCGACACAAAATACTCTGATAATCGGAGAAAATTTTGATGCTCTCAAAAACCTTCTTTTTATAGAAGCAGAGAGAGAGAGAGAGAGAGAGAGAGTAATTACGGTTATGATGTAA
- a CDS encoding site-specific DNA-methyltransferase produces the protein MYIDPPYNTERSAFEGNRIADDKEKIDAKKFIYRDKFSRNGWLNMLKERLEIAKKLLSNQGVILVSIDDNEQAYLKVLMDEIFGEENFLTNFVFAKTSGPNNNSAKAWISINHEYIVCYAKNIKNINIKLNERKEERLKQFKNQDNDPRGSWAKGYIITPTFNKENHYPVDFNGKTYYLEKNYSWSYTKDKMLEMIKENRIGAKGDKLFKKIFLNESKSGVNPISTIFDNQLNNGKDNNLDIDIFRILPELFLESFLINPQEHGSSTEGTRILSSILGTKKFLFPKSVKLLIYLINIFSLENSRILDFYAGSGTTGHAVLELNRQDGGNRSYTLVTNNENKIAKNITYERLYRINKGEGSKIKEEFDWIEKNNAFNSTLDVYDIEYKNMSIKSNKQLDDLLNEVNQMLNNFGIKNNSLTSDKILAKLRSLKAMGE, from the coding sequence ATTTATATCGATCCTCCGTATAATACTGAAAGATCTGCATTTGAAGGAAATCGAATTGCAGATGATAAAGAAAAAATTGATGCTAAAAAGTTTATCTACCGTGATAAATTTAGTCGAAACGGTTGATTAAACATGCTTAAAGAGCGTTTAGAAATTGCTAAAAAACTTCTTAGTAATCAAGGAGTTATTTTGGTCTCAATTGACGACAATGAGCAAGCATATTTAAAAGTTTTAATGGATGAAATTTTTGGAGAAGAAAACTTTCTAACAAACTTTGTGTTTGCAAAAACTTCTGGACCGAATAATAATTCAGCAAAAGCCTGAATTTCAATAAACCATGAATATATTGTTTGTTATGCGAAGAATATTAAAAATATTAACATCAAACTAAATGAAAGAAAAGAAGAAAGATTGAAACAATTTAAAAATCAAGATAATGATCCAAGAGGGAGCTGAGCTAAGGGGTATATAATCACTCCAACATTTAACAAAGAAAACCATTATCCAGTTGATTTTAACGGTAAAACCTACTATTTAGAAAAAAACTATTCTTGATCATACACCAAGGACAAAATGCTTGAGATGATTAAGGAAAATAGAATAGGTGCAAAAGGCGATAAATTATTTAAAAAAATATTTTTGAACGAATCTAAATCTGGAGTAAATCCTATTTCAACAATTTTTGATAATCAATTAAACAATGGTAAAGATAATAATTTGGATATAGATATTTTTAGAATACTGCCTGAATTATTTTTGGAAAGTTTCTTAATAAATCCACAAGAACATGGAAGTTCTACAGAAGGCACAAGAATTCTTTCTAGTATTTTAGGAACTAAAAAGTTCTTGTTTCCTAAGTCAGTTAAATTACTAATATATTTAATTAATATTTTTTCACTTGAAAATTCAAGAATATTGGATTTTTATGCTGGATCAGGAACAACTGGACATGCTGTCTTAGAACTAAATAGACAAGATGGAGGAAATAGAAGTTATACACTTGTAACAAATAACGAAAACAAGATTGCAAAGAATATAACATATGAGAGACTTTATCGAATAAATAAAGGAGAGGGTTCAAAAATCAAAGAAGAATTTGATTGAATTGAGAAAAATAATGCTTTTAATTCAACACTTGATGTTTATGATATTGAATATAAAAACATGAGTATAAAAAGTAATAAACAACTTGATGACTTACTTAATGAAGTTAATCAAATGCTCAATAATTTTGGAATTAAAAATAACTCTCTGACAAGTGATAAAATATTAGCCAAATTAAGATCATTAAAAGCGATGGGAGAATAA